In Ovis canadensis isolate MfBH-ARS-UI-01 breed Bighorn chromosome 11, ARS-UI_OviCan_v2, whole genome shotgun sequence, the DNA window CACAAAGGCCACGTGCCAGCAGAAAAGCCTTAACACCTCATGTAGAGGAAGAGAAGGCTGGCCATTGCAGTGCCCCAGCCGAGTCTAGGCCAGATTGCAGGATgaggagaagaaacaaaagagctGTTCTTTGAAGCCAGTAGATTTTTGAGGGATTGTTTGGAGATGTCATCTCTATCTACCTAGTTTTGCTCCTTTAAAACTATATTATAATGTGCATATATGCCAGGCTCTAAACTTTTTTGAGGGTTAGAACTATGTCTTATCCATCTTTTCCTCCTCAGTTCCAGTATAGGTCCCTGGCATACAGCTGGTGCTCGATACATATATGTGACATTAGCTTAAAGCCTGATGTTTTCAGAATTTGGTTGAAGTCTGAAACACTCTAGCACTGTCTCACCTACCTTTCCTCAtaattttcaaatgaggaaaaatGTAGAGGTCACTTGATCATATGCCCAATGAGGAGGAATCTgtggctcagagagggaaaggcaCTCACCAGAAGCCACCCTGCCAAGGGCCCCCTCCACCTGGTCTCCTGTCTTCCAAATGCCATCGGGGGCTCCAGGGAAGAGCCACCAAGAATTTCCACCCCCCTGAGgtagtctttaaaaaaacaaaaactttttatttggtgTTGGggaatagctgattaacaatgctgtgatagtttcaggtgactagtgaagggactcagccatacacttAGGTATGTATATCCATTCTCCAGCAAACTCCCCTCcggtccaggctgccacataacattgaggagagttccctgtgctgttcaggaggtccttgttggttatccattttaaatatagcaatcaCTGCCCACTCTTAGCCAGAGGTAGTGTTTACAAAGGCCTTTCTGTCTTATTGTAAGATTGTATTAATTTGTGCCCATTCACTCTTGCAGACCTTTCCGGAGATGACAGTACCCTAATCTTAGTGAGGAGATATGGGAAGGGAGGGTGAGGAAGACCCAGATGTCTGTGTGTTGGAGGGGAGGGGCTCCCCAGGCCTGGATGCCAGCGATCCCAGCCAAGCCATACCCGGCTTCACCCAGTGCTCAGCTATCACCACTGGCAGCAAACTGGCCAAGCACGAACCTGCAGCTGCTGTGGTGGCCTTGAACAGTTATATTACTTTGGGGAAaattttacatcattttaaatACCATGCAGACTTTGTAACCCAGGCACAGTTATCTGCGTTCTTTTAGAGCAAATATTCCCGAAATACTATTCAGTATGTGTatctctcctgccctcactcaACTTTAGGCCAGAGTGTATCCCTATTAACATTGCCTTGAAAGCTCTGGAAACAGTTCGCAGCGCTCCTCTGTGGTCTCCTCTGGTTTTTATTACGTCTCATTTGAACTTCCAGCAAGTCCTTATTTTTCTGAGGTTGTGGGAGCGGGGCAAGAGGAAGGGCGCTAAACTTGGCTTGGGCCGGGGGTAATATTTATAAGAGTATCCTCGATTGGAAGCAGTCATTGCCCAACTTGGTTGCTCCCTAATCACTCTGGGAGTGATTTTTCAAATGCCCTAAATTATCCCCAGGTGGAAAACTAAAGAGATAAATTTGTCATTCATCTTCTTACTGTGAAGAAGTTCGGTCCTCAGCGCAGGCCCACGGCCCCGCGGGGACCTGGCGTCCCGACGCCCTTCGCCTCCCGCCGACACCACAAGGCTGCAGAAAGTCGGCGCGCGCGGCAACGCTACACTCGCGGCGGGGGCGGAGCCTCGGCGGGGGCGGAGCCCGGTGGGGCGGGGCCTCAGTGGGAGGagccgcggccccgcccccgaaCGCCGCTGGGCGCGCGGGGCGGGCACTGACGTCACTCCCGGCCGGCCGCGGCACATGGGCGGCCGGCTGCGCTGGGCCGGGCGCTGCGGGGCCGCCGGCGCGGGGGGCAGCGGCCGCGgcgcgggaggggcggggcggggcgcgcggcCTCGCGCTCGCGCTCGCGCTCGCGCCGGGGCGGTGCGGGCTCTCCGCCTTCTGCAGCGCTCTGcatgtttttccttcctttttcgcAATTTTGAGCGTTGTGCATGACGAGAGGTTCGAGGCAGGTGAGAGCATCCCGCCCGCCGCGGAGGAGCCCGCGGGCACTCGGCGCGCTCCCCGGGGGTCGTCTGCGCTGGGAGCCCGAAAGTTCTTTCGGTTTTGTGTTTTTATGCAGATGTATTTATAAAgacataagtaattttttttttctttttctcctcttgtcTCCACCGCCTTAAAAGCTAGTACTTTTGGCAAAGGACGGAGGAAAAAGCTCCGCAACATTTTGGGGGGAGGTtggagtttttttatttttttgttttttttttttaagaaaaaaaaaattgagtgcaTCGCGATGGAGAAAATGTCCCGACCGCTTCCCCTGAACCCCACCTTTATCCCGCCTCCCTACGGCGTGCTCAGGTCCTTGCTGGAGAACCCGCTGAAGCTCCCCCTTCATCACGAAGACGGTGAGCGCTGCCCTGCTGGCTGCCCCGCTGGGGGCCCCACTCCCGGGCCGGGCACCCCCGGAGCATCCCCCGCTCCCCCACTCCCGGCACCCCGGCCCCGCTTGAATGAAATTGAGGCGCTCACCTATCGCCCCACCCTTCCTCCcccccaaaagggaggggacGTTTCTGTCGAGGAGATATTCCGTTTTGCTAGTTGAGCGCTGGGGCCCCGGCCGGGCCTTGCGGGTCCTCTCGGGCGGCTCAGGTGGGAGACAGAAGTTGACAGGTCGGCGTCCCCGAGGTCGAGGTGCACCCACACGCGGAACGAAAGCCCCAGCGCCGGGGCGAGGGGCGCCCCGCGCGCCCGGGAGTGAACCCCAGGGCCGGGCTCCAAGCGGGCGGGGGCTTGAGTCAGGGGTCGCACCGCGGAGCCGGGGTATTTGCGATAGTGCTGATCACAGCTCTTAGTTTTAGCGTTTGGAGCTCCCGAGGCGCCGGCGGAGACGCGCGTTGTCCCGGGCTGGGTGCTTCAGACCGGGagatgggggctggggtgggctggAGGAGTGGTCCCTGGGCGGGGTGCCGCGCACAACCCCCGCGCGGCCCCCTTCGCCGCGCACTTTCTTGGTAGGAAGGGAGAGCGGGGCAGGCTCACGTGTAACCGCACCGGAGCCTCCTCTGGCCTGAGCCCTTTCTGGGTAAGTCCCAAACCTTCCCGAGCAACCCTGGCTGGGGCAGGCCCGGAGGGGTCCTGCGTGGAGGCGCCGGATCCAGTTGGTGCCGCCAGGGATTTGTCGTTTGGGCTGGCGGGTTTCCTGCCATAGGTATCCCAGGAGCAAGTGTGAACTGTGAGGTGAGCCCTGCGGCTCAAGAGGGTAAAGTCTTAAAAGATCCTTTGGCCGCTAGCAGCCGGGGcatattctcatttttctttcctagggCAACCTGTTGCATTGCAAGAGCTGAGGGGTTTGGTTCCCAGTCTGCAGAACAGAGCTTCCCTCTTAAATCCCCTTTAAGGAGGGGCACTGGGGAGGAAGGTGCTGCCTGCAGTCTTTTGCATCTGTGGGAGTTTTGAAGTCAGATTCTTGGGAGATGAGACTGTACAGGATTAGAAGGGATGGCATGGAGGCTGTGTTTCTGTGAGGAAGAAAGTCAGAAACCAGATTCCTTAATCACAGATTTCACCTGCACTTAAGCACTAGTAGACTTGTCCAAATCCAGAGTGCTGGTTAAAGACCTAATGGGGTGAGGGATACTTGCAGGTAGAAAATAGCTGTACATCTCCATCATAGGTGCTCAGAGGAACCACCTTTTCTGGTAACTGTGCTTTTGACAGGTCCCATACATGTATAATTTTTGAGTTCCATCATACCTAAGTGTTTGGGGAAGAGGGGGAAGAAAACACTTTTGTATTTTAAACCACAGCAAAACAAGAAACTCCTTTTGTAAAATACAGTGTACCCCAGTGGCTTTAGAAGCAAACACACGTGGGCTAGGAAGTTCTCAGCTTTCCTCTCTGCAATGTGATACGTTGGTTAAGCTCCCATAGGCCTCAGAGCCTCTATTTCTTCATTGTGAATACAAGTTGTCACTATTTGCAAGTTTATTATGAGATTTTTTGGGGGGAGAAACATATAAAAGAACCAGGTAtgttagtaggtgctcagtacatggtattgaagaagggcagagagtCCCTGCTTTACCAAAATTAGCATTACTAATGCACTGGCTTTCTAAATCTGAATGACCTCATATTGTCACTGTAATGAATTTCCTGGAAGATAAATCATGTCTAGTTATTGgctgttttcttaaaaatcacaGCAGTTGTATGTAATTGCAGGTGTTATTTTCCCACTGtagatttaaattattatttgtctCCTTAAATAATGCATGGAGGGCTGTGCTGTCTTGTTTATATCCTAGACCAGTCTGTAGCCCTGTCCCGAGGACTAGGGCTTTCTTTCCAAAGTAAATAGGAAGATGTCGAAAAACAGGCAGAGATCCATGTCCTGCCTGAACTTTTAACTCTAGATCCACAAGAAACAGTCGCCAGAGAACAGCCCCGGTATGTGTGGAAAGTAGTTTTGTAGCAGAAGCCAAGGAGGAGTGATAAAAAAAAGTGAGACTTTTTCACCGTCTTTTTTAAACTCCAATATTTCCCCTTGTTTTGCAGCATATAGTAAGGataaagacaaggaaaagaagcTGGATGATGAGAGTAATAGCCCGACGGTCCCCCAATCAGCGTTCTTGGGGCCCACCTTATGGGACAAAACCCTTCCCTATGACGGAGATACCTTCCAGTTGGAATACATGGACCTGGAGGAGTTTTTGTCGGAAAATGGCATTCCCCCCAGCCCGTCTCAGCATGACCACAGCCCCCACCCTCCGGGGCTGCAGCCGACCTCCTCAGCGGCCCCTTCCGTCATGGACCTCAGCAGTCGGGCCTCCGCACCCATTCACCCTGGCATCCCACCCCCAAATTGTGTGCAGAGCCCCATGCGACCAGGTAAACTCCCAGATGGTTCTTCCTtcccctggggaggaggggagcaaaGAGGGAGGACAGCTGATGTGAACGTCTTGATCCTCAGGGGTGCATCTGAAAAGAGGAGCCTTGGATTTCAGCCACAGTAGTGGTTGTCCCATTTCAGCCGGCGCATCACCCAGAGAGTCTGCTAAAGGCCGACTCTATGGAACCTACCCCCAGAAATTCTGATGTTTCAGGTCTGGCTGAGGCCTGGAATATGCATTTTTATCCAGCCCCAGTGGGGATTCTAATGCAGCTGATCCAAGGACTGCAGTTTGAGGAATGCCAACCTGTGGTTAATGGTTCAGATAATTTAGGCCTCGACTCACCTCCgtctcttttcctccttccccaagTACACAGATAACAGGACCTTGCTGAATGATTTGGGTGGACTGTCTGTATAATCCTGTGGTTTACCTGTATTCATTGTTTTTTTCAGCCTGAAGGGGAACAAGATgtgagtgaggggtggggggcaggtatCTTTTTCATCCACTTCATCTTGTGTTGTCAGTTGAGAAACTGAGTCTTAAAGTAGCTCTCACCTTAAGCATGACTTAGCCTTCTTCAGCATCCGATCCTGTCTTTCTCTTCACTATTCCTACCaaattgttccttttttttttttttcattttcatctgttCACCGCACGCCACTTTTATCAAAACCTACAAGGCTGGCTTTAAATGGTGTTGAAATATTGCACAAAAATGTTACCTGAAATGACCGGTACTTCAAAACCCACCCGCAAACGCTCAGATGTAAACACAAGTGAGGGCgctctgtctctgtgtctttaGCCCTGTTGTAcaaaacacacagaaagaaaagccGTTTCATGTGCACAGGTAACCGGGAACAAAGATGCAGCGGATAAGTCATCGGGAAGGTCACCGAGCCAGGGGCCTTAGCTGCGGGGAGGCCAGAAAGCAGGACAGTGGGAGACTTGGGCCGGAGATCATTCCCGAACTCTGTGTCCTCGGCTCATGTAGAATTTCTGTGGCACACAGAgcaagatgaaaatgaaaggaagcggtgcagaggaggaagagaatgcCTCTGCCTCAAAATGTTAGTACTGGAGTTAAAGCTCTCCCATCCGGTCTCTCTGTGCGGCCCCTTCTTCAAAACCCACTTTGAGTTATAGCTTCTAGGGTGCTGCCTGGAACAGCATGAAATCTTAGCCCCTGCCCCCCGCCAGGGGCCACAGAAGCTTACAGAGACACTCCTTTCATGTGAGCCTGACCCCCTGTTACTTAGGACACAGGGGCGTTCTCCCAGGAACAGACTACAAAATAAATAATCGTCAGAGCGagaagagaggcaggaggaagggcaCAAAGGCCCGGTGAGAGGGCTTAGCTGTGCCCCTGCCATCTGCTCACAGCAGTGGGACTTTACAAAGTACTGCAGGCTttctgggcctcggtttccctTTTGTGCAGGAGGGTGTCACTTCTGTTCGATTGGATCATTGTGAAAGTTAGAGAGAATGTGTCGAAGGGGTCAGATGACTAGCACTAGATATTTCTTAATGAGAGCAGTTATGACCATTATTCTGTTCATGTCAGCttccatcatttcttccaatgctTATCTTCTGAAATACCTTCATAGAGTAACTAGGTACAGTGTATACCCCTTTGTTTTATAGAGAAATGTCAGGAGATTTTGACCAATAGTTTTTGGCTTGCAGTGTTCTAAGCCTAACACTTGCACTCAGTTGGCAAGTTATTTCTCAGTCTTCTGTTCATGTATAGGATGTGTGCCATGTTAgaaatattgcatttttttttttcccaaaaaaggcATGCTGATTGTCGGGTCCCCACCCTTAGGTTCCTATTGAAAAATTAAGAATTGGGATTTTGGAGCTTGAAAGTCATTTGAATCAATATTGATCAATGACTTTCAGAAACTTGTGATGCCCTCCTCAGGCTTGCAGTCCATAGCAAAGGACTCCTGCTTTTGGTCGACTGTCATTTTGTTAGGTTGTGGAGTTCAAGATGCTTGGACCAAAGGGCGCACTGGGACCTAGAAATGAGTTCTTCACTTGTATATCTTTTTTCATAATGGAAGCACACTTCATAAATAACACTCTTCAGTTCATTTAAACTCAATGATATTCctgacaaaaaaaggaaaagaagttagAGCTCTTCTTGAAATACCCAGTGCAGATAAAATAACACTGCTATTCTTACAGAGGTGATAACGCAAAGTAAATTCTAGGGAATGTGGAATTGATGGATGGTATATCACAGGCAAACCTGAAAAGGGAGAGTGTCCTTCATTATTCTGTGTAATCACAGCGGTGACCCGAATAGAAATACCAAGTAAACCTTGAGGAAAACAAATCCTGAGAAGGGAAGAGCACAGAGTTAGCTGTGAACATTCTGGGAACTATAGAATCTCAGTCTGGAGCAAGATTTCTCAGCTTTGGCACTGTTACGCTTCAGGTCGGTCTTTGCTGTAGGGGCTACCCTGTGCTTTGTGGGATGTTTAAGGGCCTCCCTGCCCTCTGTTCTGTAGAAGCCAGtaaaccctccccaccccaacctgtGTGACCAGTAAAAACGTCTGGGGTTACTGCCAAATGTCCCCAGAGGGCAAaatcaccccctccctctccctaccCCCAGCCCGCCCCAGAACTACTAATCTCAACTTGCGATTTGAACGGCCACATCTGGGCTTAATTCAGGATCCTGTCACACACATGGATACCTCCTGTAATGCATTATGGCAGAACTTCTGAAGCAGTCAGGAG includes these proteins:
- the HLF gene encoding hepatic leukemia factor, with the translated sequence MTRGSRQKKKIECIAMEKMSRPLPLNPTFIPPPYGVLRSLLENPLKLPLHHEDAYSKDKDKEKKLDDESNSPTVPQSAFLGPTLWDKTLPYDGDTFQLEYMDLEEFLSENGIPPSPSQHDHSPHPPGLQPTSSAAPSVMDLSSRASAPIHPGIPPPNCVQSPMRPGQLLPANRNTPSPIDPDTIQVPVGYEPDPADLALSSIPGQEMFDPRKRKFSEEELKPQPMIKKARKVFIPDDLKDDKYWARRRKNNMAAKRSRDARRLKENQIAIRASFLEKENSALRQEVADLRKELGKCKNILAKYEARHGPL